Proteins from a genomic interval of Pseudomonas versuta:
- the ettA gene encoding energy-dependent translational throttle protein EttA — MAQYVFTMHRLSKVVPPKREILKNISLSFYPGAKIGVLGLNGSGKSTLLKIMAGVDTEFDGEARPMPELNIGYLPQEPQLDPNKTVREVVEEAVSVIKDAQARLDQVYAEYADPDADFDKLAAEQAKLESILQASDGHNLERQLEVAADALRLPAWDAKVEHLSGGEKRRVALCRLLLSAPDMLLLDEPTNHLDADSVAWLEHFLHDFPGTVVAITHDRYFLDNVAGWILELDRGAGIPYEGNYSGWLEAKSDRLAAESKQQSAHEKAMKDELEWVRKGAKARQSKSKARLQRFEELQSQEFQKRSETNEIYIPAGPRLGDKVIEFKNVSKGYGDRVLIDNLSFSMPKGAIVGVIGGNGAGKSTLFRMLMGKEQPDSGSIEIGETVQLACVDQSRDDLDGSKTVFQAISDGSDVIRIGNYEIPSRTYVGRFNFKGGDQQKFVKDLSGGERGRLHLALTLKEGANVLLLDEPSNDLDVETLRSLEEALLDFPGAAIVISHDRWFLDRVATHILAYEDDSQAVFFEGNYTEYEADRKKRLGEAANQPHRVRHKKLAQ, encoded by the coding sequence ATGGCTCAATACGTTTTCACCATGCATCGGCTGAGCAAAGTTGTTCCGCCGAAGCGGGAAATCCTGAAAAACATCTCCCTGTCGTTTTATCCGGGCGCCAAGATTGGCGTGCTCGGTTTGAACGGTTCGGGTAAATCCACCCTGTTGAAAATCATGGCTGGCGTAGACACCGAGTTCGACGGCGAAGCTCGCCCGATGCCGGAACTGAACATCGGTTATCTGCCGCAAGAGCCACAGCTGGACCCGAACAAGACCGTACGCGAAGTGGTTGAAGAAGCCGTTAGCGTGATCAAGGATGCGCAGGCGCGTCTGGATCAGGTTTACGCTGAATACGCCGACCCGGACGCCGACTTCGACAAGCTGGCTGCAGAACAGGCCAAGCTGGAGTCGATCCTGCAAGCCAGTGACGGTCATAACCTTGAGCGCCAGCTGGAAGTGGCTGCCGATGCTCTGCGTCTGCCCGCCTGGGATGCCAAGGTTGAACACCTGTCCGGTGGTGAAAAGCGTCGTGTGGCCCTGTGCCGCCTGCTGCTGTCGGCTCCCGACATGCTGCTGCTCGACGAACCGACCAACCACCTGGACGCAGACTCCGTGGCCTGGCTGGAGCACTTCCTGCACGACTTCCCGGGTACCGTGGTTGCGATTACGCACGACCGTTACTTCCTGGATAACGTGGCTGGCTGGATTCTGGAACTTGACCGCGGTGCGGGCATTCCTTACGAAGGCAACTATTCGGGCTGGCTTGAAGCCAAGTCCGATCGTCTGGCTGCTGAATCCAAGCAGCAGTCGGCCCATGAAAAGGCCATGAAAGACGAGCTGGAATGGGTCCGTAAAGGCGCCAAGGCCCGTCAGTCAAAATCCAAGGCCCGACTGCAACGCTTCGAAGAACTGCAATCGCAGGAATTCCAGAAGCGCAGCGAAACCAACGAAATCTACATCCCGGCCGGTCCGCGCCTGGGTGACAAGGTTATCGAATTCAAGAACGTCTCCAAGGGTTACGGCGATCGCGTGCTGATCGACAACCTGTCGTTCTCCATGCCTAAAGGCGCCATCGTTGGCGTGATCGGCGGTAACGGTGCCGGTAAGTCGACCCTCTTCCGCATGCTGATGGGCAAGGAACAACCGGATTCGGGCAGCATTGAAATCGGCGAAACCGTGCAGCTGGCATGTGTGGACCAGAGCCGCGATGACCTGGATGGCAGCAAAACTGTGTTCCAGGCCATTTCTGATGGTTCCGATGTGATCCGCATTGGTAACTACGAAATCCCGTCGCGTACCTATGTCGGTCGTTTCAACTTCAAAGGTGGCGATCAGCAGAAGTTCGTCAAGGACCTGTCCGGTGGTGAGCGTGGTCGCTTGCACCTGGCCCTGACCTTGAAAGAGGGCGCCAACGTGCTGCTGCTCGACGAACCGTCCAACGACCTTGACGTCGAGACCCTGCGTTCGCTCGAAGAAGCGCTGCTGGACTTCCCGGGCGCTGCCATTGTGATCTCTCACGATCGGTGGTTCCTTGACCGCGTCGCGACTCACATCCTGGCGTACGAAGATGACTCGCAAGCGGTCTTCTTTGAAGGCAACTACACCGAGTACGAAGCTGATCGTAAAAAGCGTCTCGGCGAAGCGGCCAACCAGCCGCACCGTGTACGTCACAAGAAACTGGCCCAGTAA
- a CDS encoding DUF4105 domain-containing protein has protein sequence MLKRLAYLALCACAPLYAAPHIDDQRLQQLANDPFWISLGHYEARKLGGWRSYVSDDKFFLAKDGAHHPDAELRATLDALYAPLSLGDKHPQCVYPARTRWLKAQLNLTDLPKAECAEFTQWFKDVAPHSTVMIFPAAYLNSPSSMFGHTLLRIDQADVQSNKTALLSYAINFGAYIEGSDNSILYAWKGLAGGYPGLFALVPYQEKLSEYRSLENRDLWEYRLNLTPEETQRMVEHVWELKQIQFDYFFFDENCSYRLLELLQVARPGLQLTTQFPLTAIPTDTVKAVKEAGLVESIEYRPSRERELLDRAKVLDPEEQQWVLQVSADQAQLQNPQFKALPKERQALIIDAAYRIERYRANGLERDSARSQRSFELLRAINQNPAPGLEVEKPELPENGHESRTWQLGAGSRDDKAFAEYGLRMAYHDLNDNAPGFPLGAQIEILQLKLRQYEGNHWQVQQLDLANIRSLTPRNDLLQPWSWQVGGGLERVLGKHGDETLVSHVNGGAGGTWQLGENVLGFALGTVRVEHNNDFAAFVSPAAGFNTGVLWRNTVGNLSLEAKSDYFTNGEIRRSLSLNQQWEVSRNLGLRLTAQREFSHLSAPVNEVMLELKWYHY, from the coding sequence ATGCTCAAACGCCTTGCCTATCTGGCGCTCTGTGCCTGCGCCCCGTTGTATGCCGCACCCCATATCGACGATCAACGTTTGCAGCAGCTGGCCAACGATCCTTTCTGGATCTCCCTGGGGCACTATGAAGCCCGCAAGCTGGGCGGCTGGCGCAGCTATGTCAGCGACGACAAATTCTTTCTCGCCAAAGACGGTGCCCACCATCCGGATGCCGAATTGCGCGCTACCCTGGATGCGTTGTATGCCCCCCTGAGCCTGGGCGACAAGCACCCGCAGTGCGTATACCCGGCACGCACCCGCTGGCTCAAGGCCCAACTGAACCTGACCGACCTGCCCAAGGCCGAGTGCGCAGAGTTCACCCAGTGGTTTAAAGACGTGGCCCCCCACAGCACGGTGATGATTTTCCCGGCGGCCTACCTCAACAGCCCGTCCTCCATGTTCGGCCACACCTTGCTGCGTATCGACCAGGCCGATGTACAGAGCAACAAGACCGCGCTGCTCAGCTATGCGATCAACTTCGGCGCCTACATTGAAGGTTCCGACAACAGCATTCTGTATGCCTGGAAAGGTTTGGCCGGGGGGTATCCCGGTCTGTTTGCGCTGGTGCCCTACCAGGAAAAACTCTCGGAGTACCGCAGTCTTGAGAACCGCGACCTGTGGGAATACCGCCTGAATCTGACGCCCGAAGAAACTCAACGCATGGTCGAACATGTGTGGGAACTCAAACAAATCCAGTTCGACTATTTCTTCTTCGACGAGAACTGCTCGTACCGCCTTCTGGAACTGCTGCAAGTCGCGCGTCCCGGCTTGCAACTGACTACGCAATTCCCGCTGACCGCAATCCCCACCGACACCGTGAAAGCAGTGAAGGAAGCCGGGCTGGTGGAAAGCATCGAGTATCGCCCGTCCCGCGAGCGTGAACTGCTGGATCGCGCCAAGGTGCTGGACCCTGAAGAGCAGCAATGGGTACTGCAGGTCAGTGCCGATCAGGCCCAGCTGCAGAACCCGCAATTCAAGGCGCTGCCCAAAGAGCGTCAGGCGCTGATCATTGACGCGGCATATCGCATTGAGCGCTACCGGGCCAATGGCCTTGAACGAGACAGCGCACGCTCACAGCGCAGCTTCGAACTGCTCCGGGCGATCAACCAGAATCCCGCCCCCGGGCTTGAAGTCGAGAAACCCGAACTGCCGGAAAACGGGCACGAGTCACGCACCTGGCAGCTGGGCGCCGGCAGCCGGGACGACAAGGCATTTGCCGAGTACGGCCTGCGCATGGCCTATCACGACTTGAACGACAACGCGCCGGGCTTTCCGCTGGGAGCGCAGATTGAAATCCTGCAACTCAAGCTGCGCCAGTACGAAGGCAATCACTGGCAGGTCCAGCAGCTGGATCTGGCCAATATCCGCTCATTGACCCCACGTAACGACTTGCTCCAGCCCTGGTCCTGGCAAGTGGGCGGCGGGCTCGAGCGCGTCCTCGGCAAGCACGGCGACGAAACCCTGGTCAGCCACGTCAATGGTGGCGCAGGCGGTACCTGGCAACTGGGAGAGAATGTACTGGGGTTTGCCCTGGGCACCGTGCGCGTGGAGCACAACAATGACTTCGCAGCCTTTGTATCGCCTGCAGCGGGTTTCAACACCGGCGTGTTGTGGCGCAATACAGTGGGCAATCTGAGCCTGGAAGCCAAAAGCGACTACTTCACCAACGGCGAAATCCGACGCAGCCTGAGCCTGAATCAGCAATGGGAAGTGTCACGCAACCTCGGCCTGCGATTGACGGCACAACGGGAGTTCAGCCACCTTAGCGCTCCGGTAAACGAAGTGATGCTGGAACTGAAGTGGTATCACTATTAA
- a CDS encoding DUF3015 domain-containing protein, which yields MKRILLGTLFTVVSLNAMAQAPGGPNCGWGNMLFEGQRGTPAHFLASTTNGTSGNATFGMTSGTNGCTTKDALTYGGKSWIAMNGMMNELSEDMAKGNGEALTTYAVVLGVAPEDRDHFAAVTHEHFQQIFSKADVTADDVHTNTLAILKGDARLAKYATAA from the coding sequence ATGAAACGGATTCTTCTCGGTACTCTCTTTACTGTTGTTTCCCTCAATGCCATGGCGCAAGCACCGGGTGGCCCGAACTGCGGTTGGGGCAACATGCTGTTTGAAGGTCAGCGCGGCACACCGGCTCACTTCCTCGCCTCAACCACCAACGGCACCTCCGGTAACGCTACCTTCGGTATGACCTCCGGGACCAACGGCTGTACGACCAAGGACGCCCTGACCTACGGCGGCAAATCGTGGATTGCCATGAATGGCATGATGAACGAGCTGTCCGAAGACATGGCCAAAGGCAATGGCGAAGCACTGACCACCTACGCGGTGGTGCTGGGTGTCGCCCCTGAAGACCGCGACCATTTCGCGGCAGTCACCCACGAGCACTTCCAGCAAATCTTCAGCAAAGCCGACGTAACCGCTGACGATGTGCACACCAACACCCTCGCTATCCTCAAAGGCGATGCACGCCTGGCGAAATACGCAACTGCTGCGTAG
- the gdhA gene encoding NADP-specific glutamate dehydrogenase translates to MIESVDHFLARLKKRDPDQPEFYQAVEEVLRSLWPFLEANPHYLNSGILERICEPERAIVFRVSWVDDEGKVRVNRGFRIQMNSAIGPYKGGLRFHPSVNLGVLKFLAFEQTFKNSLTSLPMGGGKGGSDFNPKGKSDAEVMRFCQAFMSELYRHIGSDVDVPAGDIGVGAREIGFMFGQYKRLSNQFTSVLTGKGMSYGGSLIRPEATGFGCVYFAQEMLKRSGQRIDGRRVAISGSGNVAQYAARKVMDLGGKVISLSDSEGTLFCEAGLSDEQWEALMELKNVKRGRISELAGQFGLEFLPGQHPWGLVCDIALPCATQNELDADAARALLSNGCVCVAEGANMPTTLEAVDMFIDAGILFAPGKASNAGGVAVSGLEMSQNAMRLLWTAGEVDSKLHNIMQSIHHACVHYGEENGRINYVKGANIAGFVKVADAMLAQGVV, encoded by the coding sequence ATGATCGAATCCGTCGACCACTTCCTTGCCCGCCTGAAAAAACGTGACCCGGACCAGCCTGAATTCTATCAGGCCGTAGAAGAAGTTCTGCGCAGTCTGTGGCCGTTCCTTGAAGCCAATCCCCATTACCTGAACTCAGGCATTCTCGAGCGCATCTGTGAACCCGAGCGCGCGATTGTGTTCCGCGTGTCATGGGTTGATGACGAAGGCAAAGTGCGGGTCAACCGCGGTTTCCGGATCCAGATGAACAGCGCCATTGGCCCTTACAAAGGCGGTTTGCGCTTCCATCCGTCGGTAAATCTGGGGGTTCTGAAGTTCCTGGCCTTCGAGCAAACCTTCAAAAACTCCCTCACCTCGTTGCCAATGGGTGGCGGTAAAGGTGGCTCGGATTTCAATCCAAAAGGCAAAAGCGATGCTGAAGTCATGCGCTTCTGCCAGGCCTTCATGAGCGAGTTGTATCGTCACATCGGTTCTGATGTCGACGTGCCGGCGGGCGACATCGGTGTGGGCGCGCGTGAAATCGGCTTTATGTTTGGTCAGTACAAACGTCTGAGCAACCAGTTCACGTCGGTATTGACCGGCAAGGGCATGAGCTACGGCGGCAGTCTGATTCGCCCGGAAGCCACCGGCTTCGGCTGCGTGTACTTCGCCCAGGAGATGCTCAAACGCAGCGGCCAGCGCATTGACGGCAGGCGTGTCGCGATTTCCGGTTCCGGCAACGTGGCCCAGTATGCGGCCCGTAAAGTGATGGACCTGGGTGGCAAAGTGATCTCGTTGTCGGACTCTGAAGGCACGCTCTTTTGCGAAGCCGGCTTGAGCGATGAGCAGTGGGAGGCGCTGATGGAGCTGAAAAACGTCAAGCGCGGACGTATCAGCGAACTGGCCGGCCAATTTGGCCTGGAGTTTCTGCCTGGCCAACATCCGTGGGGGCTGGTGTGTGACATCGCGCTGCCATGTGCCACCCAGAACGAACTGGACGCCGATGCGGCCCGTGCATTGCTGAGCAACGGCTGCGTATGCGTTGCTGAAGGCGCGAACATGCCGACCACCCTTGAAGCGGTGGATATGTTTATCGACGCGGGTATTTTGTTTGCCCCGGGCAAGGCTTCAAACGCCGGTGGTGTGGCAGTAAGCGGCCTGGAAATGTCGCAGAACGCCATGCGCCTGCTCTGGACGGCAGGCGAGGTGGACAGCAAATTGCACAACATCATGCAGTCGATTCACCATGCCTGCGTGCACTACGGTGAAGAGAACGGCCGTATCAACTACGTGAAAGGCGCCAACATTGCAGGCTTCGTCAAAGTCGCCGATGCAATGCTGGCCCAGGGCGTGGTTTAA
- a CDS encoding GreA/GreB family elongation factor — protein sequence MSRAFVNEDTAAEQANTPVERQISDQPNYVTAAGLDQLQAKISELQRQHSAESARRDDADKQRLADLERDLRYYNQRVQSAHVVAPATSTQKVQIGSWVTFADDSGNEQRVQLVGEDQADAGQGLINWGSPLGRALLGAQQGDEVLWFRPAGDLQVEIIRIDPA from the coding sequence ATGAGCCGCGCGTTTGTAAACGAAGACACCGCCGCCGAACAGGCTAATACCCCCGTTGAGCGCCAGATCAGCGATCAGCCCAACTATGTAACCGCCGCCGGCCTTGACCAGCTACAAGCCAAAATCAGCGAGTTGCAGCGCCAGCACAGTGCCGAGTCAGCCCGACGCGATGACGCCGACAAACAACGCCTGGCCGATCTCGAGCGCGACCTGCGCTACTACAACCAGCGCGTACAAAGCGCCCATGTCGTCGCCCCTGCGACATCAACGCAAAAGGTGCAGATTGGCAGTTGGGTGACCTTTGCCGATGACTCGGGCAATGAACAACGCGTACAACTGGTCGGCGAGGATCAGGCCGATGCAGGCCAGGGGCTGATCAATTGGGGGTCGCCGCTGGGGCGCGCGCTGTTGGGCGCGCAACAGGGGGATGAAGTGCTGTGGTTTCGGCCCGCAGGGGATCTGCAGGTCGAAATCATCAGGATTGATCCGGCTTAA
- a CDS encoding EAL and GGDEF domain-containing protein: MPNVTPPTLTRIPGQFLGTPVRGTLKGALATLVLILLAMLFWLLVEQFRHTIQQERLSSINYSADLADNINLSMALRAETALNQLPTYAQPKAPHQLQELLTRLRQSLPALQSLALLSATGQVLLDSTGVSPDAAYLADWIKSTRLHKRTAGYYYSNNSDGTVAYLMLRHPGGTTNGYWLLRMNPDLLQDLARNTVNNRPRWLIENTQTGRTLSRSAPPLAPVSAVDPQDVDDTVLLTPLSNSDWQLRGLFNDRLAAEHLLPGLIGKSLLGLLFSMLPVVALFNMRRRQRQLHEGRRRYHDIFEGTGVALCVLDLSSLPGFLEREKIRDSHTLKQWLNNQPHHPHQLLEQLRITEVNQVAMQLLEVESEDGAWLKLISDCPQTGPAIGYPLVEAVLDQLQQLELEIKLADARGQDLHLWLVLRLPDTRQDYHAVILSITDITNRKLIELSLQERESFWSDVVRTVPDHLYVQDVISQMMIFSNYHLGHTLGYNACELQQMGPYFWEFLLHPDDAEHYHQLRLQQRDGEYLHRLQCQLRFRHRNGAWRSFEIREQALALGTGDQVTRIVGVAKDITDQIEASESLRDSEQRYRMLAESISDVIFSTDRLLRLNYVSPSIQTVLGYDAAWVFDNGWQSTIANPQQLANISSLLERVTAALDNPEQLTALRSQLQSQLFLLDCLRADGRKIPMELRLVLVWDENDTFEGILGVGRDISQQRRAEKDLRMAATVFEHSTSAILITDPAGYIVQANEAFSRVSGYAVAQVLDQLPSMLTVDEQQQAHLRYVIKQLNQHSSWEGEVWLKRRNGEHYPAWVGITAVLDDEGDLASYVCFFSDISERKASEQRIHRLAYYDALTHLPNRTLFQDRLHTALQQGDRNKSWVVLMFLDLDRFKPINDSLGHAAGDRMLKDMAIRLLACVDDDDTVARMGGDEFTLLLQPRTTRQLALNRAISVAEQILASLVQPFVLESREFFVTASIGIALSPQDGNELSQLMKNADTAMYHAKERGKNNFQFYQADMNASALERLELESDLRHALEQEEFILFYQPQFSGDGKRLTGVEALLRWNHPRRGLVPPGDFIPVLEELGLVVDVGDWVLTEACRQLKHWHQAKVRVPKVSVNISARQFSDGQLGTRIANILKDTGLPPACLELELTESILMREVSEALQILASLKNLGLSIAVDDFGTGYSSLNYLKQFPIDVLKIDRTFVDGLPCGEQDAQIARAIIAMAHSLNLAVIAEGVETHEQLDFLREHGCDEVQGYLLGRPMPARQLEKLLLAKQMHAASDELHI, translated from the coding sequence TTGCCCAATGTCACCCCGCCAACACTGACCCGCATACCAGGCCAATTCCTTGGCACACCTGTGCGCGGCACGTTAAAAGGCGCGCTGGCCACGCTGGTCCTGATACTGCTGGCAATGCTGTTCTGGCTATTGGTTGAACAGTTCCGGCACACGATCCAGCAGGAGCGCTTATCGAGTATCAATTACAGCGCAGACCTGGCCGACAATATCAATCTGAGCATGGCGCTCAGGGCTGAAACGGCCCTCAACCAGCTACCCACCTACGCGCAACCCAAAGCCCCGCACCAGCTACAGGAACTGCTCACCCGGCTGCGCCAATCCTTGCCGGCCCTGCAAAGCCTGGCCTTGTTGAGCGCCACCGGCCAAGTGCTGCTCGACAGTACGGGGGTCAGTCCCGACGCCGCCTACCTTGCCGACTGGATAAAAAGCACCCGGTTGCACAAGCGCACAGCCGGCTACTATTACAGCAACAACAGTGATGGCACTGTTGCCTATCTGATGTTGCGCCACCCTGGCGGTACGACCAACGGTTACTGGTTGCTGCGCATGAATCCGGATCTGCTACAAGACCTGGCACGCAATACCGTCAACAACCGCCCCCGATGGCTGATCGAAAACACACAGACCGGCAGAACGCTGAGCCGCAGCGCCCCCCCTCTTGCTCCGGTATCGGCCGTCGATCCTCAGGACGTCGATGACACAGTACTGCTGACTCCCTTGAGCAACAGCGACTGGCAGTTGCGCGGGCTGTTCAATGACAGGCTGGCGGCTGAGCACTTGCTCCCCGGACTGATTGGCAAAAGTCTGCTCGGCTTGTTGTTTTCCATGCTGCCGGTGGTCGCCCTGTTCAATATGCGCCGCCGCCAACGCCAACTGCACGAAGGGCGCCGTCGTTATCACGATATTTTCGAAGGCACCGGAGTTGCCCTCTGCGTACTCGACTTGTCCAGCTTGCCGGGGTTTCTCGAGCGCGAAAAAATTCGCGACAGCCACACGCTCAAGCAATGGCTGAACAACCAGCCGCATCACCCTCACCAGTTACTTGAACAATTGCGCATCACTGAAGTGAACCAGGTCGCCATGCAATTGCTGGAGGTCGAATCAGAGGACGGCGCGTGGTTAAAACTGATCAGCGACTGTCCGCAAACCGGCCCGGCCATCGGTTATCCGTTGGTAGAGGCGGTACTCGACCAACTGCAGCAGCTTGAGCTGGAAATCAAACTGGCCGACGCCCGGGGGCAAGACCTGCATTTATGGCTGGTGCTGCGCCTGCCCGATACTCGCCAGGACTATCACGCGGTCATCCTGAGCATTACCGACATTACCAATCGCAAGCTGATCGAGCTGTCCTTGCAGGAACGCGAAAGCTTCTGGTCCGACGTGGTACGTACCGTACCGGACCACCTCTATGTGCAGGATGTCATCAGCCAGATGATGATTTTCAGCAACTATCACCTGGGCCACACCCTGGGCTATAACGCCTGCGAGTTGCAGCAAATGGGGCCGTATTTCTGGGAGTTCCTGCTGCATCCCGACGACGCAGAGCACTATCACCAACTACGCCTGCAGCAACGTGACGGCGAGTATCTGCATCGGCTGCAATGCCAGCTGCGCTTTCGTCATCGCAATGGCGCCTGGCGCAGTTTTGAAATCCGCGAACAGGCGCTGGCCCTTGGAACAGGGGACCAGGTCACGCGAATTGTCGGGGTTGCCAAAGATATTACGGACCAGATCGAAGCCAGCGAATCGCTGCGCGACAGCGAGCAGCGCTACCGGATGCTGGCTGAGAGCATCAGCGATGTCATTTTCTCAACTGACCGTTTACTGCGCCTGAATTATGTCAGCCCTTCCATACAGACCGTGCTCGGCTACGACGCGGCCTGGGTTTTCGACAATGGCTGGCAATCGACCATCGCCAACCCGCAACAGCTTGCCAATATCTCCAGCCTGCTGGAGCGGGTCACTGCCGCACTGGACAACCCCGAGCAACTGACGGCTCTGCGCAGCCAACTACAAAGCCAGTTATTCCTGCTCGACTGTTTGCGGGCCGACGGACGCAAAATCCCCATGGAGTTGCGTCTGGTACTGGTGTGGGATGAGAACGATACGTTTGAAGGCATCCTGGGGGTGGGCCGCGACATCAGTCAGCAGCGCCGCGCGGAAAAAGACCTGCGCATGGCCGCCACAGTATTCGAACACTCCACCTCGGCAATCCTGATAACCGACCCTGCCGGCTATATCGTTCAAGCCAACGAAGCCTTCAGCCGGGTCAGCGGCTATGCCGTGGCGCAAGTGCTCGACCAATTGCCAAGCATGCTAACGGTGGATGAACAGCAGCAGGCGCATCTGCGTTACGTGATCAAGCAGCTCAATCAGCACAGTTCCTGGGAAGGTGAGGTGTGGCTCAAGCGCCGCAACGGCGAACACTACCCAGCGTGGGTCGGGATTACCGCAGTGCTGGACGATGAAGGCGATCTGGCCAGCTATGTGTGTTTTTTCAGTGACATCAGCGAACGCAAAGCCAGTGAACAGCGCATCCACCGGCTGGCTTATTACGATGCCCTGACCCACCTGCCCAACCGCACATTGTTCCAGGACCGCTTGCACACCGCACTGCAACAGGGCGACCGGAACAAATCGTGGGTGGTGTTAATGTTCCTCGACCTCGACCGCTTCAAACCGATCAATGACTCCTTGGGCCACGCCGCAGGCGATCGCATGCTCAAAGACATGGCGATCCGCCTGCTGGCCTGTGTTGACGACGACGATACCGTCGCGCGCATGGGCGGTGATGAGTTCACCTTGCTCCTGCAACCCCGCACCACACGTCAATTGGCCCTGAACCGGGCCATCAGCGTGGCCGAACAAATCCTTGCCAGCCTGGTACAACCCTTTGTCCTCGAAAGCCGTGAGTTCTTCGTCACGGCCAGTATCGGTATTGCCCTGAGCCCGCAAGATGGCAACGAACTCAGTCAGTTGATGAAGAACGCTGACACGGCGATGTACCACGCCAAAGAGCGCGGCAAGAATAACTTCCAGTTCTATCAGGCCGACATGAACGCCAGCGCCCTGGAGCGTCTGGAGCTGGAAAGCGATTTGCGCCATGCACTGGAGCAGGAAGAGTTCATCCTCTTTTACCAGCCCCAGTTCAGCGGCGACGGCAAGCGCCTGACCGGGGTTGAAGCGCTATTGCGCTGGAATCACCCGCGCCGCGGGCTGGTGCCGCCGGGCGACTTTATCCCGGTGCTCGAAGAACTGGGGCTGGTGGTCGATGTCGGGGACTGGGTCCTGACCGAGGCCTGCCGCCAGCTCAAACACTGGCATCAGGCCAAAGTGCGCGTACCCAAAGTGTCGGTCAATATTTCGGCGCGCCAGTTTTCGGACGGCCAGCTGGGTACGCGGATTGCCAATATCCTCAAGGACACCGGGTTGCCCCCGGCCTGCCTGGAGCTCGAACTGACCGAAAGTATCCTGATGCGTGAAGTCAGCGAAGCCCTGCAAATTCTGGCCAGCCTCAAAAATCTCGGCCTGAGTATTGCCGTCGACGACTTCGGCACCGGGTATTCCTCGCTCAACTACCTCAAGCAATTCCCGATCGACGTGTTGAAGATCGACCGTACCTTTGTCGACGGTCTGCCCTGCGGCGAGCAGGACGCCCAGATCGCCCGGGCCATTATTGCGATGGCCCACAGCCTGAACCTGGCGGTCATCGCCGAAGGCGTCGAGACCCACGAACAGCTGGACTTCCTGCGCGAGCATGGCTGCGACGAAGTCCAGGGCTATCTGCTGGGACGACCGATGCCGGCACGTCAGTTAGAGAAGCTGCTGCTGGCCAAGCAGATGCACGCGGCAAGTGACGAGTTACACATTTGA
- the glyA gene encoding serine hydroxymethyltransferase, with protein MFSRDLTLAKFDADLFAAMEQEAQRQEEHIELIASENYTSPAVMEAQGSVLTNKYAEGYPGKRYYGGCEYVDVVEQLAIDRAKELFGADYANVQPHAGSQANSAVYLALLSAGDTILGMSLAHGGHLTHGASVSSSGKLYNAIQYGIDANGLIDYDEVERLAVENKPKMIVAGFSAYSQILDFPRFRAIADKVGAYLFVDMAHVAGLVAAGVYPNPVPFADVVTTTTHKTLRGPRGGLILAKANADIEKKLNSAVFPGSQGGPLEHVIAAKAVCFKEALQPEFKAYQQQVVKNAQAMASVFIERGFDVVSGGTENHLFLLSLIKQDISGKDADAALGKAFITVNKNSVPNDPRSPFVTSGLRFGTPAVTTRGFKVEECRELAGWICDILDDINNEAVIDAVREKVKAICAKLPVYGN; from the coding sequence ATGTTCAGCCGTGATTTGACACTTGCCAAGTTCGACGCCGACCTTTTTGCCGCCATGGAGCAAGAAGCTCAGCGCCAGGAAGAACATATTGAGCTGATCGCTTCGGAAAACTACACCAGCCCAGCGGTCATGGAAGCTCAAGGCTCGGTTCTGACCAATAAGTACGCCGAAGGTTATCCGGGCAAGCGTTACTACGGCGGCTGCGAATACGTCGACGTGGTTGAGCAACTGGCCATCGACCGTGCAAAAGAACTGTTCGGCGCCGATTACGCCAACGTTCAGCCGCACGCTGGCTCCCAGGCCAATAGCGCTGTGTACCTGGCCCTGCTGTCGGCCGGCGACACCATTCTCGGCATGAGCCTGGCCCACGGTGGTCACCTGACCCACGGCGCCAGCGTTTCGTCTTCGGGCAAGCTGTACAACGCCATCCAGTACGGTATCGACGCCAATGGCCTGATCGACTACGACGAAGTTGAACGTCTGGCCGTTGAGAACAAGCCAAAAATGATCGTGGCCGGTTTCTCTGCCTACTCGCAGATCCTCGACTTCCCGCGTTTCCGCGCTATCGCAGACAAGGTCGGCGCCTACCTGTTCGTCGACATGGCTCACGTAGCCGGTCTGGTTGCAGCTGGTGTTTACCCGAACCCGGTTCCATTTGCTGACGTAGTGACTACCACTACTCACAAAACCCTGCGCGGTCCACGTGGCGGCCTGATCCTGGCCAAAGCCAACGCCGACATCGAGAAGAAGCTGAACTCGGCCGTTTTCCCGGGTTCCCAGGGCGGCCCGCTGGAGCACGTTATCGCGGCCAAGGCCGTGTGCTTCAAGGAAGCTTTGCAGCCTGAGTTCAAGGCTTACCAGCAACAAGTGGTCAAGAACGCTCAAGCCATGGCTTCGGTGTTCATCGAGCGCGGTTTTGACGTGGTATCGGGCGGTACTGAAAACCACCTGTTCCTGCTGTCGCTGATCAAGCAGGACATCTCCGGTAAAGACGCTGACGCCGCTCTGGGCAAAGCCTTCATCACCGTGAACAAAAACTCCGTACCTAACGATCCACGCTCCCCGTTCGTCACCTCGGGTCTGCGTTTCGGTACTCCGGCTGTCACCACTCGCGGCTTCAAGGTTGAAGAGTGCCGCGAACTGGCTGGCTGGATCTGCGACATCCTGGACGACATCAACAACGAAGCCGTTATTGATGCTGTTCGCGAGAAGGTAAAAGCCATTTGCGCCAAGCTGCCTGTTTACGGCAACTGA